One Thauera sp. K11 DNA window includes the following coding sequences:
- a CDS encoding DUF2917 domain-containing protein, with amino-acid sequence MEARLASFVQTFDVDRLLSVRDAEGWAVICEAGRAWLTLEGHSQDKWLSAGERFVLPEGGHALIEADGAARIRLQPPAESRAARLVAIVHARSRQLLRAAANTAIVRPEALGCTARS; translated from the coding sequence GTGGAAGCCAGATTAGCATCGTTCGTGCAGACCTTCGACGTCGATCGGCTGCTGTCCGTGCGCGACGCAGAGGGCTGGGCCGTGATCTGCGAAGCCGGGCGCGCCTGGCTCACACTTGAGGGACATTCACAGGACAAGTGGCTGTCCGCCGGCGAGCGCTTCGTGCTGCCCGAAGGAGGCCACGCCCTCATCGAGGCTGACGGCGCCGCCCGCATCAGGCTGCAGCCGCCGGCCGAGAGCCGCGCGGCGCGCCTGGTCGCAATCGTCCATGCGCGGAGCCGGCAGTTGTTGCGCGCAGCCGCCAATACCGCGATCGTGCGGCCCGAGGCGCTCGGCTGCACCGCGCGCTCCTGA
- a CDS encoding SpoIIAA family protein, producing MITTEHSASLVAVTVFGEFTLADYKEFEELVNFKVQFQGQVDLLMDLREMAGFTLDVAWEEIKFSRQHAHDFRRIAVLTEDQWVTWSAWVSQLFVDAEVQVFDDEAEARDWLAETAEAAR from the coding sequence ATGATCACCACCGAGCACAGCGCCAGCCTGGTAGCCGTCACCGTCTTCGGCGAATTCACGCTCGCCGACTACAAGGAATTCGAAGAGCTGGTGAACTTCAAGGTGCAGTTCCAGGGCCAGGTCGACCTGCTGATGGACTTGCGCGAGATGGCCGGTTTCACGCTCGATGTGGCGTGGGAGGAGATCAAGTTCTCGCGCCAACACGCGCACGACTTCCGGCGCATCGCCGTCCTCACCGAAGACCAGTGGGTGACCTGGAGTGCGTGGGTGTCGCAGCTCTTCGTCGATGCGGAGGTGCAGGTCTTCGACGACGAGGCCGAAGCCCGCGACTGGCTGGCGGAAACGGCAGAGGCGGCGCGGTGA
- the rraA gene encoding ribonuclease E activity regulator RraA: MTIQTTDLCDANEDKVSVVSPMFRSFGGRTAFGGPIATLKLFEDNALVRKTLEGAGEGRVLVIDGGGSMRCALVGDQLAALGVENGWAGIVVYGCIRDAKAIGAMDIGVFALGTHPRKTVKRNTGEADIPVTFGGVTFVPGHHLYADEDGVIVSPTALI; encoded by the coding sequence ATGACCATCCAGACCACCGATCTCTGCGACGCCAACGAAGACAAGGTCAGCGTCGTCAGCCCGATGTTCCGCAGCTTCGGCGGCCGCACCGCCTTCGGCGGGCCGATCGCCACCCTGAAGCTGTTCGAGGACAACGCGCTGGTGCGCAAGACGCTCGAGGGCGCCGGAGAAGGCCGCGTGCTCGTCATCGACGGCGGCGGCTCGATGCGCTGCGCACTCGTCGGCGACCAGTTGGCGGCGCTCGGCGTCGAGAACGGCTGGGCCGGCATCGTCGTCTATGGCTGCATCCGCGACGCCAAAGCGATCGGCGCGATGGACATCGGCGTGTTCGCGCTCGGCACCCATCCGCGCAAGACCGTCAAGCGCAACACCGGCGAAGCGGACATCCCGGTCACTTTCGGCGGCGTCACCTTCGTGCCGGGCCACCACCTGTATGCGGACGAGGACGGCGTCATCGTGTCGCCGACGGCGCTGATCTGA
- a CDS encoding glycerol-3-phosphate dehydrogenase/oxidase: MRTPDPSRPALIARLRGRRNWDVIVVGGGATGLGCAVDAAARGHSVLLLEARDFAAGTSSRATKLIHGGVRYLAQGRFALVREALAERARLLENAPHLVQPLRFVVPAYRWYDRPLIGAGLAAYDLLAGGGLGRRRLLDAARTVAALPTVRTEGLCGGVAYMDAQFDDARLALALARTVFDLGGTAINHCEVSGLAVEGGRVCGVRVRDCETGEAYDAAARVVINAAGVWADTVRRLADPAVPGLLRPSQGVHLVVGREFLPGPDAMLVPRTADGRVLFAIPWQGRVLLGTTDTPRPDAPFEPRPLPGEVDFILATAARHLARAPGRADVLSAFVGLRPLIGVGEASATRNLSREHVVDVSSGGLVSVTGGKWTTYRLMAQDAVDAAQSVAGLPRRDSPTARLPLHGAPRADGAAAPKDPYGTDREQVDRLPGARRRLVEGFTLTEAEVRYAARAEFARTVEDVLARRHRALFLDAALAAEAAPAVAAILAEERGVGADWCAAECARFSALAARYRDPGAED; encoded by the coding sequence ATGCGCACCCCGGACCCATCGCGCCCCGCGCTGATCGCACGCCTGCGCGGGCGGCGCAATTGGGACGTGATCGTCGTCGGCGGCGGCGCCACCGGCCTGGGCTGTGCCGTCGATGCCGCCGCGCGCGGCCATTCGGTGCTGTTGCTGGAAGCGCGCGACTTTGCCGCCGGCACCAGTTCGCGTGCCACCAAGCTCATCCACGGCGGCGTGCGCTACCTGGCGCAGGGGCGCTTCGCCCTGGTGCGCGAAGCGCTCGCCGAACGCGCGCGGCTGCTCGAGAACGCTCCCCACCTGGTGCAGCCGCTGCGCTTCGTGGTGCCGGCCTACCGCTGGTACGACCGGCCGCTAATCGGCGCCGGGCTGGCCGCGTACGACCTGCTCGCCGGCGGCGGCCTTGGCCGCCGCCGCTTGCTCGATGCCGCGCGCACGGTGGCGGCGCTGCCCACGGTGAGAACGGAAGGGCTGTGCGGCGGCGTGGCCTACATGGATGCGCAGTTCGACGACGCACGTCTTGCGCTGGCGCTCGCGCGCACGGTGTTCGATCTGGGCGGAACGGCGATCAACCACTGCGAGGTGAGCGGCCTCGCCGTCGAAGGCGGCCGCGTCTGCGGCGTGCGTGTCCGGGACTGCGAAACGGGCGAAGCGTACGACGCGGCTGCCCGGGTGGTGATCAATGCCGCCGGCGTGTGGGCCGATACCGTCCGCCGCCTGGCCGATCCGGCCGTGCCGGGCCTGTTGCGCCCGAGCCAGGGCGTGCACCTGGTCGTCGGCCGCGAGTTCCTGCCCGGCCCGGATGCCATGCTGGTGCCGCGCACAGCCGATGGGCGGGTGCTGTTCGCGATCCCGTGGCAGGGCAGGGTGCTGCTCGGCACCACCGACACGCCGCGTCCGGATGCACCGTTCGAGCCGCGTCCGCTGCCGGGCGAGGTGGATTTCATCCTCGCCACGGCCGCCCGCCATCTGGCGCGGGCGCCGGGCCGCGCCGACGTGCTCAGCGCATTCGTCGGGCTGCGGCCGCTGATCGGTGTCGGCGAGGCCTCGGCCACCCGCAACCTGTCGCGGGAGCACGTCGTCGACGTGTCGTCCGGCGGGCTGGTCAGCGTGACCGGCGGCAAATGGACGACCTACCGCCTGATGGCGCAGGACGCGGTCGACGCGGCGCAGTCGGTGGCGGGCCTGCCGCGGCGCGACTCGCCGACCGCGCGCCTGCCGCTGCATGGCGCGCCGCGGGCGGACGGCGCGGCGGCGCCAAAAGACCCCTACGGCACCGACCGCGAGCAGGTCGACCGGCTGCCCGGCGCGCGCCGCCGGCTGGTCGAAGGCTTCACGCTGACCGAGGCCGAGGTGCGATATGCCGCGCGCGCCGAATTCGCCCGCACGGTGGAGGATGTCCTGGCGCGGAGGCATCGGGCGCTGTTCCTCGATGCCGCGCTGGCGGCCGAGGCCGCTCCCGCGGTGGCCGCCATCCTGGCGGAGGAAAGGGGTGTCGGCGCCGACTGGTGCGCGGCCGAGTGCGCGCGCTTTTCCGCCCTGGCCGCCCGCTACCGCGATCCGGGCGCGGAGGACTGA
- the glpK gene encoding glycerol kinase GlpK codes for MGYLLALDQGTTSSRAMVFDADGCLRGAAQLGFAQHYPQPGWVEHDAHEILRTQLDCVRMALVDAGVRADELAALGIANQRETTVLWERAGGRALAPAIVWQDRRTAAVCDRLRAQGWADDLRERTGLELDPYFSATKLAWLLDHLPGARDRAERGELAFGTIDSWLVWHLSGGRLHVTDPGNASRTLLYNLHTRDWDPLLLERFRIPPRLLPAVVDSIGVCGETDPGVLGAAVPIAGLAGDQQAATFGQACFAPGMAKNTYGTGCFLLMNTGGAPVASRNRLLTTVAWSGPGGTRYALEGSVFMGGATVQWLRDALGLIKRAADIEALAASVADSGGVVMVPAFTGLGAPHWDAYARGALLGLTRGTGAGHIARAALEAIALQTVDLVEAMKRDGAAPLSELRVDGGAAANDLLMQIQADLLGVPVLRPRMLETTALGATFLAGLGVGIWPGPDALAAQWQVDRVFSPSLPADVREAVCARWQRAIERTKGWESQ; via the coding sequence ATGGGCTACCTGCTGGCCCTGGACCAGGGCACGACGAGTTCGCGGGCGATGGTGTTCGATGCGGACGGGTGCCTGCGCGGTGCGGCGCAACTGGGTTTCGCCCAGCACTACCCGCAGCCCGGCTGGGTCGAGCATGACGCCCATGAAATCCTGCGGACACAGCTCGACTGCGTCCGCATGGCGCTCGTTGACGCCGGCGTGCGGGCGGACGAACTGGCCGCCCTGGGCATCGCCAACCAGCGCGAAACCACCGTGCTGTGGGAGCGCGCCGGCGGCCGCGCGCTGGCACCCGCCATCGTCTGGCAGGACCGGCGCACCGCCGCCGTCTGCGACCGCCTGCGCGCGCAAGGCTGGGCCGACGACCTGCGCGAGCGCACCGGCCTGGAGCTGGACCCCTATTTTTCCGCCACCAAGCTCGCCTGGCTGCTCGATCACCTGCCCGGCGCGCGCGACCGCGCCGAACGCGGCGAACTGGCCTTCGGCACCATCGATAGCTGGCTGGTCTGGCACCTGAGCGGAGGCCGGCTGCACGTCACCGATCCCGGCAACGCATCGCGCACGCTGCTGTACAACCTGCACACGCGGGATTGGGACCCGCTGCTGCTGGAACGCTTCCGCATTCCGCCGCGCCTCTTGCCCGCAGTGGTGGACAGCATCGGCGTGTGCGGCGAGACCGACCCTGGCGTGCTCGGCGCGGCGGTGCCGATCGCCGGCCTTGCGGGCGACCAGCAGGCGGCCACCTTCGGCCAGGCGTGCTTCGCACCGGGCATGGCGAAGAATACCTATGGCACCGGCTGCTTCCTGCTGATGAACACCGGCGGGGCGCCGGTCGCCTCGCGCAACCGCTTGCTGACCACCGTCGCCTGGTCGGGGCCGGGCGGAACCCGCTATGCGCTCGAAGGCAGCGTGTTCATGGGCGGTGCGACCGTGCAGTGGCTGCGCGACGCGCTCGGCCTGATAAAGCGTGCTGCCGACATCGAGGCGCTCGCCGCCAGCGTGGCGGACAGTGGAGGCGTGGTGATGGTGCCGGCCTTCACCGGCCTGGGGGCGCCGCATTGGGATGCCTACGCGCGTGGTGCGCTGCTCGGGCTGACCCGCGGCACCGGCGCCGGCCACATCGCGCGGGCGGCGCTGGAAGCGATCGCGCTGCAGACCGTCGATCTGGTCGAGGCGATGAAGCGGGATGGCGCCGCGCCGCTGAGCGAACTGCGCGTGGACGGCGGCGCGGCGGCGAACGACCTGCTGATGCAGATCCAGGCCGATCTGCTGGGGGTGCCGGTGCTGCGGCCGCGCATGCTCGAAACCACCGCGCTGGGCGCGACCTTCCTCGCTGGCCTGGGGGTCGGCATATGGCCGGGTCCGGACGCGCTGGCGGCGCAGTGGCAGGTCGACCGCGTCTTCTCGCCGTCGCTGCCGGCCGACGTGCGTGAGGCGGTGTGCGCGCGCTGGCAGCGCGCAATCGAACGGACGAAGGGGTGGGAATCGCAATGA
- a CDS encoding ATP-binding protein, protein MKLPWPRSLFSRLMLIWLVGIALVLALSFMLFAGERERVGRAALLAGIAQEIATAADVLDRMPAAERERWIDEFGRRRLRFALREPGEMPPTEQSGNPLLQALRDAMPERTVSLHRIERHGMPHPMLAASVGLADGTALLVRLPGFPPPPGLRLPPPDRLLAALLALIGGVSLLAWIAVRLATRPLSRMAAAARAIGEDPERAPMDTAGPTEVAQAAVAFNQMQQRIREHVAERTRILAAISHDLQTPITRLRLRAEMVDDDTLRARIQSDLDAMQALVREGLDYARSLDERQPAQPIDLEGLLSALRADAEDMGWEVSLAGSARHACPGQPTALRRALWNLIENGVKFGQRVAIALRESADGFEIRIRDNGPGLPESELEKVFEPFYRTESSRSRETGGTGLGLAIARNLLRAQRGDVRLRNHPEGGLEAVVTLPPAPAAAH, encoded by the coding sequence ATGAAGCTGCCCTGGCCGCGCAGCCTGTTCTCGCGCCTGATGCTGATCTGGCTGGTCGGCATCGCGCTGGTGCTCGCGCTCAGCTTCATGCTGTTCGCTGGCGAGCGCGAGCGCGTCGGCCGTGCGGCTCTTCTGGCCGGCATCGCGCAGGAGATCGCCACCGCCGCGGACGTGCTCGACCGCATGCCGGCCGCCGAACGCGAGCGCTGGATCGACGAATTCGGCCGCCGGCGCCTGCGCTTCGCCCTGCGCGAACCGGGCGAGATGCCGCCGACGGAACAGTCCGGGAACCCGCTGCTGCAGGCGCTGCGCGACGCCATGCCGGAACGGACGGTGAGCCTGCACCGCATCGAACGCCACGGCATGCCGCATCCGATGCTCGCCGCTTCGGTGGGCCTCGCCGACGGCACCGCCCTGCTGGTGCGGCTGCCCGGCTTTCCCCCCCCGCCCGGGCTGCGGCTGCCGCCGCCCGACCGCCTGCTCGCGGCGTTGCTCGCGCTGATCGGCGGCGTCAGCCTGCTCGCCTGGATCGCCGTGCGCCTCGCCACCCGCCCGCTGTCGCGCATGGCGGCCGCGGCCCGCGCCATCGGCGAGGACCCCGAACGCGCGCCGATGGATACCGCCGGCCCCACCGAGGTCGCACAGGCCGCCGTCGCCTTCAACCAGATGCAGCAGCGCATCCGCGAACACGTGGCCGAGCGCACCCGCATCCTCGCCGCGATCTCGCACGACCTGCAGACGCCGATCACCCGGCTGCGGCTGCGCGCCGAGATGGTCGACGACGACACGTTGCGCGCACGCATCCAGTCCGACCTGGACGCGATGCAGGCGCTCGTCAGGGAGGGGCTGGACTATGCGCGCAGCCTGGATGAACGCCAGCCCGCGCAGCCGATCGACCTCGAGGGCCTGCTGTCCGCCCTGCGGGCGGATGCCGAAGACATGGGCTGGGAGGTCAGCCTCGCCGGCAGCGCACGGCACGCCTGCCCCGGCCAGCCGACCGCGCTGCGCCGCGCGCTGTGGAACCTGATCGAGAACGGCGTCAAGTTCGGCCAGCGGGTCGCCATCGCACTGCGCGAGAGCGCGGACGGATTCGAGATCCGCATCCGCGACAACGGGCCCGGTCTGCCGGAGTCCGAACTGGAGAAGGTGTTCGAGCCCTTCTACCGCACCGAATCCTCGCGCAGCCGGGAGACCGGCGGCACCGGGCTGGGGCTTGCGATCGCCCGCAACCTGTTGCGAGCGCAGCGCGGCGACGTGAGGCTGCGCAACCACCCCGAAGGCGGGCTCGAAGCCGTGGTCACCCTGCCGCCGGCGCCTGCGGCGGCGCATTGA
- the gcvA gene encoding transcriptional regulator GcvA → MERPGRLPPLSALRMFEAAARLGSFSRAADELFVTHGAVSHQIRALEEQLGFPLFLRQGRQVNLTPAGEELLASTNAALRQLSDTVATLRRRMNRNRLSVSVMPSFAGRWLAPRIGDFIDRHPGAEVNITATNELTDFSRDAVDVCIRWGPGGYAGVRAEVLMEDEMFPVLSPALAAGRRLDRPADLAGLPLLRSDGEDWVPWFRAAGLDWPEPSAGLMISDSGLVVQAAIEGRGVVLARRSLAALALRAGKLVRPFEIGIPASHTPDSESCRSFDYPAAFESRPRWRYWIVLPERRADTPLLADFLAWLRAEAAADLATPLGPAAAPALNAPPQAPAAG, encoded by the coding sequence ATGGAACGTCCCGGCAGGCTGCCTCCGCTGTCCGCGTTGCGCATGTTCGAGGCGGCTGCCCGGCTGGGCAGCTTCTCGCGCGCGGCCGACGAACTCTTCGTCACGCACGGCGCGGTCAGCCACCAGATCCGCGCGCTCGAAGAGCAGCTCGGCTTTCCGCTCTTCCTGCGCCAGGGGCGCCAGGTCAACCTGACGCCGGCCGGCGAGGAACTGCTGGCGAGCACCAATGCGGCCCTGCGCCAGTTGTCGGACACGGTGGCCACGCTGCGCCGGCGCATGAACCGCAACCGCCTGTCGGTCAGCGTGATGCCGTCCTTCGCCGGACGCTGGCTGGCGCCGCGCATCGGCGACTTCATCGACCGCCACCCCGGGGCCGAGGTGAACATCACCGCCACCAACGAACTCACCGATTTCTCGCGCGATGCGGTCGATGTCTGCATCCGCTGGGGCCCGGGCGGCTATGCGGGCGTGCGCGCGGAAGTGCTGATGGAAGACGAAATGTTCCCGGTGCTCAGCCCGGCACTGGCGGCGGGTCGGCGTCTCGACCGGCCCGCCGATCTCGCCGGCTTGCCGCTGCTGCGCTCGGACGGGGAGGACTGGGTGCCGTGGTTTCGCGCGGCGGGGCTGGACTGGCCCGAGCCGTCGGCCGGGCTGATGATCTCGGATTCCGGCCTGGTGGTGCAGGCGGCGATCGAGGGCCGCGGCGTGGTTCTGGCGCGGCGCAGCCTCGCCGCCCTCGCGCTGCGCGCCGGCAAGCTCGTGCGGCCGTTCGAGATCGGCATCCCCGCCTCGCATACGCCCGACAGCGAGAGCTGCCGCAGCTTCGATTATCCGGCGGCGTTCGAGTCGCGTCCGCGGTGGCGCTACTGGATCGTCCTGCCCGAGCGCCGCGCCGACACGCCGCTGCTGGCCGACTTCCTGGCGTGGCTGCGTGCCGAAGCGGCCGCCGACCTCGCCACGCCCCTGGGCCCGGCGGCAGCACCTGCGCTCAATGCGCCGCCGCAGGCGCCGGCGGCAGGGTGA
- a CDS encoding response regulator, whose amino-acid sequence MSNHTDHILIVDDDRDIRTLLADYLEKQGLRCTAAADGRDMKAKLEAHRVDLIVLDVMMPGEDGLTLCRNLRASSGPNANTPILMLTARGEDMDRILGLEMGADDYLPKPFVPRELYARIRAILRRARALPPNLDAAPPANARELRFAQWRLDTANRHLIDTAGTVVALSGAEYRLLGVFLSHPQKVLSRDQLMELTQGREADVFDRSIDLLVSRLRQRLGDNAREPSIIKTVRNEGYVLAAEVTAVAGAQDEA is encoded by the coding sequence ATGAGCAACCACACCGACCACATCCTGATCGTCGATGACGATCGCGACATCCGCACCCTGCTCGCCGACTACCTCGAAAAGCAGGGGCTGCGCTGCACCGCCGCCGCCGACGGCCGCGACATGAAGGCCAAGCTCGAGGCCCACCGCGTCGACCTCATCGTGCTCGACGTGATGATGCCGGGCGAGGACGGCCTGACGCTGTGCCGCAACCTGCGCGCCAGCAGCGGCCCGAATGCCAACACGCCCATCCTGATGCTGACCGCGCGCGGCGAGGACATGGACCGCATCCTCGGCCTCGAGATGGGCGCCGACGACTACCTGCCCAAACCCTTCGTGCCGCGCGAACTGTATGCCCGCATCCGCGCCATCCTGCGCCGCGCCCGTGCGCTGCCGCCCAACCTCGACGCCGCGCCGCCGGCCAATGCGCGCGAACTGCGTTTCGCGCAATGGCGCCTCGATACCGCGAACCGCCACCTGATCGACACCGCGGGCACGGTCGTCGCGCTGTCGGGCGCGGAATACCGTCTGCTCGGCGTGTTCCTTTCCCATCCGCAGAAGGTGCTGTCGCGCGACCAGCTCATGGAACTCACCCAGGGACGCGAGGCCGACGTTTTCGACCGCTCGATCGACCTGCTGGTGAGCCGGCTGCGCCAGCGGCTGGGCGACAACGCGCGCGAGCCCTCGATCATCAAGACGGTGCGCAACGAAGGCTACGTGCTCGCCGCCGAGGTGACCGCGGTCGCCGGCGCGCAGGACGAGGCATGA
- a CDS encoding Spy/CpxP family protein refolding chaperone yields MKTWMKTTIAAALAATAAFGATAAMARGGHCDGYGYGYGHGPMMQRLDPAQLSERIAQRAETRLARLELALALKPEQQDAWAQFKGAMLVRAKSAGERMAAFRQGDRPDTALERLQRMEEMSRVHQTELAETRRAVEAFYPRLSEAQKKVFDADFHMGPQGGKAERGPGMRPGRGGAAEPGPGPGPARN; encoded by the coding sequence ATGAAGACTTGGATGAAGACCACCATCGCCGCCGCCCTCGCTGCGACCGCCGCCTTTGGCGCCACCGCCGCGATGGCCCGTGGCGGCCACTGCGACGGCTACGGTTATGGCTACGGCCACGGGCCGATGATGCAGCGCCTCGATCCTGCGCAACTGAGCGAACGCATCGCACAGCGCGCGGAGACCCGGCTCGCCCGCCTCGAACTCGCGCTGGCGCTGAAGCCCGAGCAGCAGGACGCATGGGCGCAGTTCAAGGGAGCGATGCTGGTGCGTGCGAAGAGCGCCGGCGAGCGCATGGCCGCGTTCCGCCAGGGCGACCGGCCGGATACCGCGCTCGAGCGCCTGCAGCGCATGGAAGAGATGAGCCGTGTCCATCAGACCGAACTGGCCGAGACACGGCGTGCGGTCGAAGCCTTCTATCCGCGGCTGAGCGAGGCGCAGAAGAAGGTCTTCGACGCCGACTTCCACATGGGGCCGCAAGGCGGCAAGGCTGAACGCGGACCGGGCATGCGGCCGGGCCGCGGTGGCGCCGCTGAGCCGGGCCCGGGCCCAGGGCCGGCCCGCAACTGA
- a CDS encoding DMT family transporter has translation MPILWMIVASFFFACMGVCVKLGSGRFSTGELVFYRGFVGVLMMLAAARAQGIALATPHWRMQLSRSVSGSVALMSYFFAIGILPLATAATLSYTSPIFVALLLALRFGERLRWPVLGSVLVGFAGVALLLQPTLRPEQWLGAAVGLGSGAIASLAYISVRELGRVGEPEVRTVFWFSLVTSLLGLAWAATGDFHPPDADGLATVLGAGLFGGLAQLAMTRSYRYGRTVVSASLSYSTVIFASLFGALLWDEHLALAAWAAIALIVASGIFVSLAAGRPG, from the coding sequence ATGCCCATCTTGTGGATGATCGTCGCCAGCTTCTTCTTCGCCTGCATGGGCGTGTGCGTGAAGCTGGGGTCCGGCCGCTTCTCGACCGGCGAACTGGTGTTCTACCGGGGCTTCGTCGGCGTGCTGATGATGCTGGCCGCCGCCCGGGCACAGGGCATTGCGCTGGCCACGCCGCACTGGCGGATGCAGTTGTCGCGCAGCGTGTCGGGGTCGGTGGCGCTGATGAGCTACTTCTTCGCCATCGGCATCCTGCCGCTGGCCACGGCCGCGACCCTGAGCTACACGTCGCCGATCTTCGTCGCGTTGCTGCTCGCCCTGCGGTTCGGCGAGCGGCTGCGCTGGCCGGTGCTGGGCTCGGTCCTCGTCGGCTTCGCCGGTGTCGCGCTGCTGCTGCAGCCGACGCTGCGGCCCGAGCAATGGCTGGGCGCGGCGGTCGGGCTGGGCTCGGGCGCCATCGCCAGCCTCGCCTACATCAGCGTGCGCGAACTCGGCCGCGTGGGCGAACCGGAGGTCCGCACGGTGTTCTGGTTCTCGCTCGTCACGTCGCTGCTCGGCCTGGCATGGGCCGCCACCGGCGACTTCCATCCGCCCGATGCGGACGGCCTGGCCACGGTGCTGGGCGCGGGGCTCTTCGGCGGACTGGCCCAACTGGCGATGACGCGTTCCTACCGTTACGGGCGCACGGTGGTGTCGGCGAGCCTGAGCTATTCCACGGTGATCTTCGCCAGCCTCTTCGGCGCGCTGCTGTGGGACGAACACCTGGCGCTGGCGGCGTGGGCGGCGATCGCGCTCATCGTCGCCAGCGGCATCTTCGTGTCGCTCGCCGCGGGCCGCCCCGGCTGA
- the aceA gene encoding isocitrate lyase — protein MTLTREQQIAALEKDWAENPRWKGIKRGYSAADVVRLRGSLQPEYTLAQRGAQKLWEKINGGAKKGYVNAFGAVTAGQAMQQAKAGLEAVYLSGWQVAADANTSETMYPDQSLYAYDSVPTMVRRINNTFKRADEIQWSRGVNPGDKEFIDYFLPIVADAEAGFGGVLNAFELMKNMIAAGASGVHFEDQLAAVKKCGHMGGKVLVPTQEAIEKLISARFAADTMGVPTIILARTDAEAANLITSDHDANDKPFLTGERTQEGFYRVKNGLEQAISRGVAYAPYADLVWCETGTPDLGFAREFAQAVHAACPGKLLSYNCSPSFNWKKNLDDKTIAKFQDELSALGYKYQFITLAGIHINWYNTFRFAHAYARGEGMKHYTEMVQEPEFAARELGYTFVSHQQEVGAGYFDDVTTVIQGGSSSVKALTGSTEEEQFH, from the coding sequence ATGACCCTGACCCGCGAACAGCAAATCGCCGCCCTCGAAAAAGACTGGGCCGAGAATCCCCGTTGGAAAGGCATCAAGCGCGGTTACTCCGCCGCCGACGTGGTCCGCCTGCGCGGCAGCCTGCAGCCCGAATACACGCTGGCCCAGCGTGGCGCGCAGAAGCTGTGGGAGAAGATCAACGGCGGCGCCAAGAAGGGTTACGTGAATGCCTTCGGCGCGGTCACCGCGGGCCAGGCGATGCAGCAGGCCAAGGCCGGCCTCGAGGCCGTCTATCTGTCGGGCTGGCAGGTCGCCGCCGACGCCAACACCTCCGAGACCATGTACCCGGACCAGTCGCTGTACGCCTACGACTCGGTGCCGACCATGGTCCGCCGCATCAACAACACCTTCAAGCGCGCCGACGAGATCCAGTGGTCGCGCGGCGTCAATCCGGGCGACAAGGAATTCATCGACTATTTCCTGCCTATCGTCGCGGATGCCGAAGCCGGCTTCGGCGGCGTGCTGAACGCCTTCGAACTGATGAAGAACATGATCGCCGCCGGCGCCTCCGGTGTGCACTTCGAAGACCAGCTCGCCGCGGTGAAGAAGTGCGGCCACATGGGCGGCAAGGTGCTGGTGCCGACCCAGGAAGCGATCGAGAAGCTGATCTCCGCCCGCTTCGCCGCCGACACCATGGGCGTGCCGACGATCATCCTCGCCCGTACCGACGCCGAGGCCGCCAACCTGATCACCTCCGATCACGACGCCAACGACAAGCCCTTCCTGACCGGCGAGCGCACCCAGGAAGGCTTCTACCGCGTCAAGAACGGTCTGGAGCAGGCCATCAGCCGCGGCGTCGCCTACGCGCCCTACGCCGACCTGGTGTGGTGCGAGACCGGCACGCCGGACCTGGGCTTCGCCCGCGAGTTCGCGCAGGCCGTGCATGCCGCCTGCCCCGGCAAGCTGCTGTCGTACAACTGCTCGCCGTCCTTCAACTGGAAGAAGAACCTGGATGACAAGACCATCGCCAAGTTCCAGGACGAACTCTCGGCGCTGGGCTACAAGTACCAGTTCATCACGCTGGCCGGCATCCACATCAACTGGTACAACACCTTCAGGTTCGCCCACGCCTATGCCCGCGGCGAGGGCATGAAGCACTACACCGAGATGGTGCAGGAGCCGGAATTCGCCGCCCGCGAACTGGGCTACACCTTCGTGTCGCACCAGCAGGAAGTCGGCGCCGGCTACTTCGACGACGTGACCACCGTGATCCAGGGCGGCTCGTCCAGCGTCAAGGCGCTGACGGGTTCGACCGAAGAAGAACAGTTCCACTAA